One genomic window of Sporocytophaga myxococcoides DSM 11118 includes the following:
- a CDS encoding FAD-dependent oxidoreductase → MEKIKNKRIAIVGGGPGGLTLARLLQMNGADVKVYERDLNKDARVQGATLDLHEESGLKAIREAGLMEDFKINYRPGADKIRITDKHAAILYDQHDEQGHIEAFGDEYFRPEIDRGPLRKILLDSLKTDTVVWDSHFKTMVEVEGSWKLEFQNGLSAMADIVVAADGANSKIRPFITPLKPFYSGVTIVEGAVYHAETEAPDIFKLVNGGKVFAFGDEKSLIVSSKGDGSITFYTGCKTSESWYKASKIDFSNKAQVKAWFTNEFKGWDSKWLELFEKAESHFIPRPQYCMPLDQSWTSLSNLTMLGDAAHLMPPYAGEGVNMAMLDAVELCNCLLSSEFPDVQSAIAAYERQMLLRFADVARITLEQTDSLHSANAVSNMLELFNQL, encoded by the coding sequence ATGGAAAAAATTAAGAACAAAAGAATTGCCATTGTTGGCGGAGGGCCTGGTGGATTGACATTGGCAAGACTTCTCCAAATGAATGGTGCTGACGTTAAAGTTTATGAACGTGATCTCAATAAAGATGCCCGTGTTCAGGGAGCAACTCTTGATTTACACGAAGAGTCAGGCTTGAAGGCTATCAGAGAAGCTGGACTTATGGAGGATTTTAAAATTAACTATAGGCCAGGTGCTGACAAAATAAGGATTACTGATAAGCATGCAGCAATCCTTTATGATCAGCATGATGAACAAGGACACATAGAAGCTTTTGGGGATGAATATTTCAGACCAGAAATTGATCGAGGACCTTTGAGAAAAATTTTGTTGGATTCTTTGAAAACAGATACTGTTGTATGGGATAGTCATTTTAAAACTATGGTTGAAGTGGAGGGTTCATGGAAACTTGAATTCCAGAATGGTTTGTCTGCCATGGCTGATATCGTTGTTGCTGCAGATGGAGCGAATTCAAAGATCAGGCCTTTTATTACTCCTCTAAAACCATTTTATTCTGGTGTAACCATTGTAGAAGGTGCAGTTTATCATGCTGAAACCGAAGCTCCGGACATTTTTAAACTTGTCAATGGAGGTAAGGTGTTTGCTTTTGGAGATGAAAAGAGTTTAATAGTTAGTTCAAAAGGTGATGGGAGCATAACGTTTTATACAGGCTGTAAGACTAGTGAAAGTTGGTATAAGGCTAGCAAAATTGATTTTAGTAATAAAGCTCAGGTTAAAGCATGGTTTACAAATGAGTTTAAAGGATGGGATTCCAAATGGCTTGAGTTATTTGAAAAAGCAGAATCTCATTTTATTCCAAGGCCGCAATATTGCATGCCTTTAGATCAAAGCTGGACTTCGCTCTCTAACCTCACAATGCTTGGTGATGCGGCTCATTTGATGCCACCTTATGCAGGAGAGGGCGTAAATATGGCAATGCTTGATGCAGTGGAATTATGTAACTGTTTATTAAGTTCTGAATTTCCGGATGTACAAAGTGCTATAGCTGCTTATGAACGCCAAATGCTTTTAAGGTTTGCAGATGTAGCAAGGATTACCCTTGAGCAAACAGATTCATTACATTCTGCAAATGCAGTTTCAAATATGTTGGAATTATTTAATCAGTTATAA
- a CDS encoding TetR/AcrR family transcriptional regulator — MRPKDLEKEEAIRTIALKIIAEEGLENLSMQKLAKEANISPRTIYIKYENKEDLLIKLFIDEVLGAYEEAVLEGFEETMDFETGVKKMWLNTFKYFKSNRQSYVLMQYGKSSPLLNKAFKEKNIKEGQFFAPVHLFLKRNSKAGVIKNFPIEVHRALLFSPLLDLINEYFEYKERPKQIITEKVILECCDAVIKGIKL, encoded by the coding sequence ATGAGACCAAAAGATCTTGAAAAAGAGGAGGCTATTCGTACTATAGCTTTGAAGATAATAGCAGAAGAGGGCTTGGAAAATTTGAGTATGCAGAAATTAGCAAAAGAAGCGAACATCTCTCCACGGACTATTTATATTAAATATGAAAACAAAGAAGATCTGTTAATTAAACTCTTCATTGATGAAGTTTTAGGGGCTTATGAAGAAGCTGTGTTGGAAGGGTTTGAAGAAACAATGGATTTTGAGACTGGCGTAAAAAAGATGTGGTTGAATACATTTAAGTATTTTAAAAGCAACAGGCAATCTTATGTGTTAATGCAGTATGGGAAATCTTCACCTTTACTCAATAAGGCTTTCAAAGAGAAAAATATTAAAGAAGGACAATTCTTTGCACCAGTTCATCTCTTTTTGAAAAGAAATTCAAAAGCTGGCGTAATTAAAAATTTTCCTATTGAAGTTCATAGAGCTCTATTGTTTTCCCCACTTCTGGATCTTATCAATGAATATTTTGAATATAAAGAGAGGCCCAAGCAGATCATAACTGAAAAAGTGATTTTAGAGTGCTGTGATGCAGTAATTAAAGGTATTAAGTTATAA
- a CDS encoding LamG-like jellyroll fold domain-containing protein, with the protein MKKIISCIAGFLFLSISGMSQVDNNVKFNVNFNDNYNDLSSYNLEPTIGNVLTGYGRFRSSITQQAGRFTGTVISNLSYGSPEHLKNDDEFSISIWYQGGTDKLNDSELLLSKFDLSISLEENNTPTVSGVVDEDWKLNAYNSSGKLFNKGYGYYNWHHLVVVKRNDSIFIYRGNKLRGSGKYIPSQLPSSDKVIIGKGFKGEIDHLTIYEGALSNAEISYLFISNQDLTVPPVNCPDSIFFLPVRATFNEGNTFSFCENLSGTFHISNKVGPYNLLSGLIYLEYPGGAKEIVSGSQFSLDEVGVYQLTFLTAENCMLKRSFEMLPVLEKPVLSFQKTAICRGTEDFIELEIPVGDISKNFNGKSNIISIELINGADIIGNYSAKDSRIPIAAGGFYRVNVRYEGCINRSLWSEDLIIDEEVCSPTSVDYVDKRSGVNIFPNPSNGLMFIENPEGLTDVTIVSAMGVKTKESVRGKMLDLSGYKQGVYSILIPMDKVVIRQRIVIE; encoded by the coding sequence ATGAAAAAGATTATATCCTGCATCGCAGGTTTTTTATTCCTGAGTATTTCAGGAATGTCCCAGGTCGATAATAATGTTAAGTTCAATGTGAATTTTAATGATAACTATAATGATCTTAGTTCATACAATCTTGAACCTACAATTGGTAATGTTTTAACAGGTTATGGGAGATTTCGAAGCTCAATTACCCAACAGGCTGGAAGGTTTACTGGTACTGTTATAAGTAATTTGAGTTATGGGAGTCCCGAGCATCTTAAGAATGATGATGAGTTCAGCATTAGTATTTGGTATCAAGGAGGAACGGATAAGCTGAATGATTCGGAATTACTCTTAAGCAAGTTTGATCTGTCGATTTCTCTTGAAGAAAATAATACTCCTACCGTTTCCGGAGTTGTTGATGAGGATTGGAAGTTAAATGCTTATAATTCTTCTGGTAAGTTATTTAATAAAGGATATGGATATTACAACTGGCATCATTTGGTTGTAGTTAAAAGGAACGATTCTATATTCATATACAGAGGTAATAAGCTAAGAGGGTCCGGTAAATATATTCCATCTCAGCTTCCTTCTTCGGATAAAGTAATTATTGGAAAAGGGTTTAAAGGTGAAATTGACCATCTGACAATATATGAAGGAGCTCTTTCAAATGCAGAGATCTCATATTTGTTCATCAGTAATCAGGATTTGACGGTCCCACCTGTTAATTGTCCGGATAGCATTTTCTTTCTTCCTGTTCGTGCAACTTTTAATGAGGGGAATACTTTTTCTTTTTGCGAAAATTTAAGCGGGACTTTTCATATTTCTAATAAAGTCGGTCCTTATAATTTACTAAGTGGGCTGATATATCTGGAATACCCTGGCGGTGCTAAGGAAATAGTAAGTGGAAGTCAGTTCTCTCTGGATGAGGTAGGGGTGTATCAATTGACTTTTTTAACTGCTGAAAATTGTATGTTAAAAAGATCATTTGAAATGTTACCTGTTCTGGAAAAGCCGGTATTGTCGTTTCAGAAAACAGCTATATGTAGAGGTACGGAAGATTTTATAGAACTTGAAATTCCTGTGGGGGATATTTCTAAAAATTTTAATGGAAAGTCAAATATTATTTCAATAGAGTTAATCAATGGTGCAGATATAATTGGAAATTATTCTGCTAAGGATTCTCGGATACCAATAGCTGCTGGAGGTTTTTATAGAGTAAATGTTAGATATGAAGGCTGTATTAATCGCTCACTTTGGTCAGAGGATTTAATTATTGATGAAGAGGTTTGCTCACCTACAAGTGTGGATTATGTGGACAAGAGATCAGGAGTTAATATTTTTCCAAATCCATCTAACGGATTAATGTTTATTGAAAACCCTGAAGGATTGACAGATGTGACAATTGTATCAGCAATGGGAGTAAAGACAAAGGAGAGTGTAAGGGGGAAAATGCTTGACTTATCTGGTTATAAGCAAGGTGTTTATTCGATCCTTATTCCCATGGATAAAGTTGTTATTAGGCAGAGAATTGTAATTGAATAG
- a CDS encoding PAS domain S-box protein, translating into MRNKGRENSVNQQDFLSEGGLMGELMREFSWSTHPLGDPDKWPQSLKTLTKLLLHSALPMSLWWSKDLYLIYNDPFIQALGDKHPEALGAPVTSIWREIWAELQSFIEEILNEGKTFYTENLMLPLKRDGIYEETYWTFSCSPAHDNDGNISGVFCTCFEGSKRVLEDRRILTLKNIAGVNAQAMTIESVSKEIFSIIEKNEIDIPFALIYLIDEEEEFASLLGKSKNLPHSAAPLIIRLEDPSMNKQLPLNKILKDNKSLIIDDFANNYWSIYNRSDQLIEKVVVMPIFKYGKEYLSGFFISGINPRLNFDINYRNYLELVAGKLELLITSIRAQQAELKCLNTLEEVDRVKNIYFKSEELFRTTFEGAAVAVIITDLNGFFLKANKSASKMFGYTEDELVTLSVADITHQDDKKKSYELMNNLKGGQLSSYVFEKRYIRKDKTVVWALTSVAILKDQQDNPLNFVAVIEDITDRKRIQSILQGQKLALEKAVNGESHTAVLETIALTAEEQSNNKLFASILLLENDGKRLLHAAAPSLSKNYIETIDKIQINSGNPFGATAISGKDVMVYDIEKDPLWNEFKDIAMSNNLRACWSAPIWSSKGSLLGVFVLYYSEKNIPDINDKEMVDLLSRTAGIVTEWHMDIIKRMQSEERLSFAMRASELVGTYDWHIQPNLIFADKKFNSLFSVNSDESEKGRPMEEYLKCIHPDDIEKLKKHIYKTLDTGEKFSLEYRIKLKDGKVNWVIGRGECLFDEEGRPWRLTGVVVDITDRKNAEEALRESEEHLKALVMASSEVIYRMSPKWETMIYMDGRNFLLDTGVPIHDWMEKYIPLEDQKIVVQEIENAVKEKRVFQLEHHVVRADGSVGWAFSRAIPIINNKGEILEWFGAASDVTERKRHERILLQSEEHFRTFANNIQNLAWMTDPTGWTYWYNERWYNYTGTTFEEMEGWGWKKVHHPDHINRVIQFIDESLKKGDSWELTYPLRSSTGDYRWFLTRVYPVKNDDGKIIRWIGTNTDIDNQKKAESALAETNIELIKINNDLDNFIYTASHDLKAPVINLEGLFTAFLSEIELSDDLIAIKSMIDASFSTFKSTIRDLTEIIKVQKGSSTDDQEIIKFSEIIEEVKLGIKDQIEKNGAEIKSSLDVEEIKFSRKNLRSIFYNFISNGIKYADPKRKSIIEISTTENDDFILITFTDNGLGISEENRTKMFSMFKRFHDHVEGTGIGLYIVKRIVDNAGGRIEVESKLGKGSSFKVYLKKLSQ; encoded by the coding sequence ATGAGAAATAAGGGAAGAGAAAATAGTGTCAATCAGCAGGACTTCCTTAGCGAGGGAGGATTAATGGGGGAGTTAATGCGGGAATTTAGTTGGAGCACCCATCCATTAGGTGATCCTGACAAATGGCCTCAAAGTTTAAAGACCCTGACAAAGCTTCTTTTACATTCAGCACTTCCGATGTCTTTATGGTGGTCAAAGGATCTTTATCTGATATACAATGATCCCTTTATCCAGGCATTAGGAGATAAACATCCGGAGGCCTTAGGGGCTCCAGTCACTTCGATTTGGAGGGAAATCTGGGCTGAACTACAATCTTTTATCGAAGAAATTTTAAATGAAGGAAAGACTTTTTATACGGAAAATCTCATGTTGCCTCTTAAAAGGGATGGAATATATGAAGAGACCTATTGGACTTTCTCCTGCAGTCCTGCACATGATAATGATGGTAATATCAGTGGCGTTTTTTGTACTTGTTTTGAAGGAAGTAAAAGGGTACTGGAGGATAGGCGTATTCTGACTTTGAAAAATATTGCAGGGGTTAATGCCCAGGCTATGACTATAGAAAGTGTCAGTAAAGAAATCTTTAGCATTATTGAGAAGAATGAAATAGATATTCCATTTGCACTTATTTACTTGATTGATGAGGAAGAAGAGTTTGCTAGTCTTCTGGGTAAGTCAAAAAACCTTCCTCACTCTGCTGCCCCTTTAATCATCCGGCTAGAAGATCCTTCCATGAATAAACAATTGCCCCTTAATAAGATATTAAAGGATAATAAAAGTTTAATTATAGATGATTTTGCCAACAATTACTGGTCCATTTATAACAGATCAGATCAGCTCATCGAAAAGGTTGTTGTGATGCCTATTTTTAAATATGGAAAAGAATACCTATCAGGATTTTTCATTTCAGGGATTAATCCCAGACTGAATTTTGATATTAATTACCGCAATTACTTGGAGTTGGTTGCTGGCAAACTTGAATTGCTTATTACAAGTATAAGAGCTCAACAAGCTGAACTAAAATGTTTAAATACATTGGAAGAAGTAGACCGTGTAAAAAACATTTATTTTAAGAGTGAAGAGCTTTTCAGGACCACTTTTGAAGGAGCTGCTGTTGCTGTAATAATTACAGATCTGAATGGTTTCTTTTTGAAGGCGAATAAATCAGCATCAAAGATGTTTGGATACACAGAGGATGAATTGGTAACACTTTCTGTAGCTGATATAACTCACCAGGATGATAAAAAGAAGAGTTATGAGTTAATGAATAATCTGAAGGGTGGACAATTATCGTCGTATGTGTTTGAAAAAAGATATATCAGAAAGGATAAAACAGTAGTCTGGGCACTGACCAGTGTTGCGATCTTAAAGGATCAACAGGACAATCCATTGAATTTTGTTGCAGTGATTGAAGATATTACTGATAGAAAGAGAATTCAATCTATTCTGCAAGGCCAAAAGCTTGCGCTTGAAAAGGCTGTGAACGGTGAATCCCATACTGCAGTTCTTGAAACCATTGCATTAACAGCAGAAGAGCAATCAAATAATAAACTTTTCGCATCCATACTCTTGCTTGAAAATGATGGCAAACGCTTACTGCATGCAGCTGCACCAAGTCTTTCGAAAAATTATATTGAGACTATTGATAAGATTCAGATAAACTCGGGCAACCCTTTTGGAGCAACAGCAATTTCTGGAAAGGACGTGATGGTTTACGATATTGAAAAAGATCCTTTATGGAATGAATTCAAAGATATTGCAATGTCAAATAACCTTAGAGCGTGCTGGTCTGCACCTATCTGGTCGTCGAAGGGTAGCTTGCTTGGCGTCTTTGTTCTTTATTACTCAGAGAAAAATATCCCTGATATTAATGATAAGGAGATGGTTGATCTTCTTTCTCGTACAGCCGGTATTGTTACAGAATGGCATATGGATATAATAAAAAGGATGCAAAGCGAAGAACGACTTAGTTTTGCCATGAGAGCTTCTGAACTGGTAGGTACATATGACTGGCATATTCAACCAAATCTGATTTTTGCGGATAAAAAATTTAATTCTTTATTCTCCGTAAATTCTGATGAAAGTGAAAAGGGAAGACCTATGGAAGAATATTTGAAATGTATTCATCCTGATGATATTGAAAAACTTAAAAAACATATATATAAAACATTAGATACCGGAGAAAAATTTTCCCTAGAGTACAGAATTAAACTGAAGGATGGAAAAGTTAATTGGGTTATAGGGAGGGGTGAATGTTTGTTTGATGAAGAGGGAAGACCTTGGAGATTAACTGGTGTCGTGGTTGATATTACTGATAGGAAGAATGCAGAGGAAGCATTAAGAGAAAGTGAAGAGCACTTGAAAGCTTTAGTGATGGCTTCGTCGGAAGTTATTTACCGAATGAGCCCAAAGTGGGAGACGATGATTTATATGGACGGCCGGAATTTTCTTCTGGATACCGGAGTTCCTATTCATGACTGGATGGAAAAATATATTCCATTGGAGGATCAGAAAATTGTAGTGCAAGAAATAGAGAATGCGGTGAAAGAGAAAAGAGTTTTCCAATTGGAACATCACGTAGTAAGAGCTGATGGATCGGTCGGATGGGCCTTTTCACGCGCAATTCCTATTATTAATAATAAAGGAGAGATTCTCGAATGGTTTGGTGCTGCAAGTGATGTAACAGAACGTAAACGACATGAAAGGATACTTCTTCAGAGTGAAGAACACTTCCGTACTTTTGCAAATAATATCCAAAACCTTGCCTGGATGACGGATCCTACAGGCTGGACATACTGGTATAACGAAAGATGGTATAATTATACTGGAACTACTTTTGAAGAAATGGAAGGTTGGGGATGGAAAAAGGTTCACCACCCAGACCACATTAACAGAGTTATTCAGTTTATTGATGAATCTTTAAAGAAAGGGGACTCCTGGGAATTAACTTATCCTTTAAGAAGTTCGACTGGCGATTATAGATGGTTTTTAACTCGTGTATATCCTGTAAAAAATGATGATGGTAAAATTATCAGATGGATTGGCACTAATACGGATATTGATAATCAGAAGAAGGCTGAATCTGCACTTGCGGAAACTAATATTGAGCTTATTAAAATAAACAACGATCTGGATAATTTTATTTATACAGCTTCCCATGATTTAAAGGCTCCTGTGATAAACCTTGAAGGCCTTTTTACCGCATTTTTAAGTGAGATTGAGTTAAGTGATGATTTAATAGCGATAAAGTCCATGATTGATGCTTCTTTTTCTACATTTAAAAGTACTATAAGAGATCTGACAGAAATCATTAAAGTCCAGAAGGGAAGCTCCACAGATGATCAGGAAATAATTAAATTTTCCGAGATTATTGAAGAAGTTAAACTTGGAATTAAAGATCAGATAGAGAAGAATGGTGCAGAAATAAAGAGTTCATTAGATGTGGAAGAAATAAAATTCTCAAGAAAAAATCTGCGGAGTATTTTTTATAATTTCATTTCCAATGGAATTAAATATGCAGACCCAAAGCGAAAATCAATTATTGAGATCTCAACAACTGAAAACGATGATTTTATTTTGATAACATTTACTGACAATGGCTTGGGTATTTCTGAAGAAAATAGAACTAAAATGTTTTCCATGTTTAAACGATTTCATGATCATGTGGAAGGGACTGGAATCGGCCTTTATATTGTAAAGAGAATTGTTGATAATGCAGGTGGCAGAATAGAGGTGGAAAGCAAACTTGGTAAAGGTTCTAGCTTTAAGGTTTATTTAAAGAAATTAAGTCAGTAG
- a CDS encoding helix-turn-helix domain-containing protein: MQKSVLDLSQIKRAQFNVQKYSASGQKILPYSRRDYYKIWIIPSEGHLHYANKTIHIDRPAIVFSNPLVPYSFESAGPWGTGYMCIFTDEFFKNGGRQDILQLPPFKVGQNTVFFPTESQLPHIHELYEKMLEEINSEYQHKYDILRNYVSLLIYEVLKMQPVTSSIKQHDATTRIAGLFMDLLERQFPIDSPERILKLRKPADYAFHLSIHVNHLNHAISTVTGKSTTTHITERIINEAEALLLNTDWSVADISYCLGFAYPTYFNNFFKKNAGRTPLSLRK, encoded by the coding sequence ATGCAAAAATCAGTTTTAGACTTGTCTCAAATTAAACGCGCACAGTTTAATGTACAGAAATATTCAGCTTCTGGTCAGAAAATATTACCTTATAGCCGCAGGGACTACTATAAAATATGGATTATACCAAGTGAAGGCCATCTCCATTATGCAAACAAAACTATCCATATCGACAGACCTGCAATAGTTTTTTCTAATCCTCTTGTTCCTTATTCATTTGAAAGTGCCGGCCCATGGGGAACAGGATATATGTGCATTTTCACTGATGAGTTTTTTAAAAACGGAGGCCGTCAGGATATCCTGCAATTACCTCCTTTTAAAGTGGGACAAAATACCGTCTTTTTTCCTACTGAGTCACAACTACCACATATCCATGAACTTTATGAAAAGATGCTGGAAGAAATCAATTCCGAATATCAGCATAAATATGATATACTCCGGAACTATGTGAGCTTATTGATTTATGAGGTACTTAAGATGCAGCCTGTTACCTCTAGTATAAAACAACATGACGCAACGACCCGAATCGCAGGATTATTTATGGATTTACTCGAAAGACAGTTTCCTATTGATTCCCCTGAGAGAATTCTTAAATTAAGAAAACCTGCAGACTATGCATTTCATTTATCTATTCATGTAAACCATCTTAATCATGCGATCAGCACGGTAACAGGCAAATCTACCACAACTCATATAACAGAACGTATCATTAATGAAGCAGAAGCTTTGTTGCTAAATACAGACTGGAGTGTGGCTGATATTTCCTATTGTCTTGGATTTGCTTACCCTACCTATTTTAATAATTTCTTTAAAAAAAACGCCGGAAGAACTCCCCTTTCGCTTAGAAAATAA
- a CDS encoding aldo/keto reductase codes for MKYNLLGNTGLKVSELCLGTMTFGGKGFWTAIGSLEQDAVDKLIGRSVDAGINFIDTANVYSEGLSETMTGKAIRNLGLNRDDLIIATKVRGKMSDKPNGVGLSRKHIIQEAENSLKRLNIDYIDLYQIHGYDPLTPIEEIIDTLDTLVKSGKVRYIGCSNHAAWQIMKAAAYSNYHRLAKFISLQAYYTIAGRDLEREIIPVLKDQHMGLMVWSPLAGGLLSGKYTRNGENSEGGRRVNFDFPPVNKDRAFDVVDTLSTMAKEKETSVARLALAWLLHQPSVSTVIIGANKPEQLDDNLKAIEVKFTEEELQKLDEVSKLPLEYPGWMIERQGIDRKN; via the coding sequence ATGAAGTACAATTTATTAGGCAATACAGGGCTTAAGGTATCTGAATTGTGCCTGGGCACTATGACATTTGGTGGTAAAGGATTCTGGACAGCTATCGGTTCTCTTGAACAAGATGCTGTTGACAAACTTATCGGAAGGTCTGTTGATGCAGGTATCAATTTTATTGACACTGCCAATGTATATTCTGAAGGCTTGTCAGAAACAATGACAGGAAAGGCGATTCGTAATCTTGGCCTTAATCGTGATGACCTTATTATTGCTACGAAAGTAAGAGGTAAAATGAGTGATAAACCTAATGGTGTCGGACTGAGCAGAAAGCACATCATCCAAGAAGCTGAAAATAGTCTGAAGCGTTTGAATATAGACTACATAGACCTTTATCAGATACATGGTTATGACCCCTTAACCCCTATTGAAGAAATCATAGACACATTAGATACACTGGTAAAAAGCGGAAAGGTACGCTACATTGGCTGTAGCAATCATGCAGCATGGCAAATAATGAAAGCTGCAGCCTATTCCAACTATCACAGGCTTGCAAAATTTATTTCTTTACAGGCATATTACACAATTGCCGGCAGAGATCTGGAACGTGAAATTATACCTGTATTGAAAGATCAGCATATGGGGCTTATGGTATGGAGCCCTTTAGCAGGAGGACTGCTCAGTGGCAAGTACACAAGGAATGGAGAAAATTCGGAAGGAGGAAGAAGAGTAAATTTTGACTTTCCACCGGTAAATAAAGACCGTGCATTTGATGTAGTAGATACATTAAGCACAATGGCCAAAGAAAAAGAAACATCTGTGGCTCGACTTGCATTAGCATGGTTACTTCATCAGCCTTCTGTAAGCACCGTAATCATTGGCGCAAATAAACCGGAACAACTGGATGACAATCTGAAAGCAATCGAAGTAAAATTCACTGAAGAAGAGCTTCAAAAGCTCGACGAAGTCAGCAAGCTTCCTCTTGAATATCCTGGATGGATGATTGAAAGACAAGGAATAGACAGAAAAAATTAA